The DNA window CACTGTCATCGACTTCCATTGTGAAAGGCGTGTTATTTGTGATTGTGTTCCAGTGGGTAACCCGCACAAAAAAACAGGTGACTGCCTGACAAAAAACAAGTACAGAATGTCAGAACGGAATCGGCAGAGACTTGGGGTCTTTGGTATTCCGGTAGGCGGAAGGGGTACAGCCTTTGCAACGCCTGAACTGACGGATAAAATAACTCATATTTTCGAAACCGGCGTTTAATGCAATCTCAGTGATGGGAAGCCGGGTGGAGAGCAGCTGGGAGGCCGCCTGGTTGACCCGGTATTCATTCAGGTAGGAAAACGGTGTTTTTCCTACCTTTTCTTTAAAGAAACGGCAGAAATAATTCCGGTTCATATGAATTGTGCCGGCAAGGTCTTCCAGAGATATTTTTTCTCCGTAGTGAGATTCAATATAAGAAAATACAGCTTTTAACGGATTCCCATCGCCGGAAGGCTCTCCTGTCTGGGTACCGGGGATAAAGGACTGGCTGGCAAACAGCAGTTCCAGAATCTGTAACAGTGTGATTTTGATCGAGAGAGCAGCAGTCAGCGAGGTATCGCAGTTTCGGTACTCGTCGGCTGCCTTTTTGATCAGTGAACCAATCGGATCAGTGAGCTCCGAAGGGAGATCCTCGCCATCGGGAAACAGATATTTTCCGGTGCAAAGAGGTACCAGATAAGAGGTCTGGCAGGAATCTGCCTGGAGAAAATTCAGCATATCCAGCCGGAAAACCAGAGCATAATGATGGGAAAACGGACTGTTTCCAAACAGTCCGTGCAGTGTGCCGGGATTAATAAAATAGATATGCCCTTCCTGAAGCAGCCGGGTACGGTTCTGGGTACGCAGCACCA is part of the Blautia faecicola genome and encodes:
- a CDS encoding AraC family transcriptional regulator; its protein translation is MNSLSYHESHSHGPLGLPFQAFSQEDPYGQYFVPYHWHEEVEFLYVTKGSLVLRTQNRTRLLQEGHIYFINPGTLHGLFGNSPFSHHYALVFRLDMLNFLQADSCQTSYLVPLCTGKYLFPDGEDLPSELTDPIGSLIKKAADEYRNCDTSLTAALSIKITLLQILELLFASQSFIPGTQTGEPSGDGNPLKAVFSYIESHYGEKISLEDLAGTIHMNRNYFCRFFKEKVGKTPFSYLNEYRVNQAASQLLSTRLPITEIALNAGFENMSYFIRQFRRCKGCTPSAYRNTKDPKSLPIPF